The proteins below come from a single Limosilactobacillus reuteri genomic window:
- the rbfA gene encoding 30S ribosome-binding factor RbfA, whose product MPSKQYRVDRLAQEIQKDVDEILLKRVRDPRVQNVTITGVDVTGDLQQATIYYSILSDLASDAEKAQAGLDKATGLIRSELGARLNIFKTPEIKFVRDPSVAYGSRIDQLINDLHKKEK is encoded by the coding sequence ATGCCAAGTAAACAATATCGAGTAGATCGTTTAGCTCAAGAAATTCAAAAAGATGTTGATGAAATCTTGTTAAAACGTGTTCGTGATCCACGTGTACAAAACGTTACAATTACAGGTGTGGATGTTACTGGTGATCTCCAGCAAGCAACCATCTATTACAGTATCTTGTCAGATCTTGCTTCTGATGCGGAGAAGGCACAGGCTGGATTAGATAAGGCAACCGGGTTAATTCGCAGTGAATTAGGCGCACGTCTTAATATTTTTAAGACTCCAGAAATCAAATTTGTAAGAGACCCATCAGTTGCTTACGGTAGTCGAATTGATCAACTCATTAACGACTTACACAAAAAAGAAAAATAA
- the truB gene encoding tRNA pseudouridine(55) synthase TruB — protein MDGIIPLYKERGMTSFACVSRLRQILKTKKIGHSGTLDPGVAGVLPICVGNATKVVDYLMQSGKQYQGELLIGFTTTTQDLDGDKIEEKEVTNEIPTSEILSAMNSLTGTIIQIPPMYSAVKVNGKKLYEYARAGETVERPKRQVTISKFELLSSKYDEENKQQRIRFNVECSKGTYIRTLVVDLARKLGYPGVMSLLTRLKSGGFTLDQTLSLDDVRDAVATQTLQQYLYPLDYALKDYLQLTIQEAQWKKVQNGGWLSPSELNTSEKEIVLSFDGQVKALYHFDPKNKMYKPTKMFAVN, from the coding sequence ATGGATGGAATAATACCCTTATATAAAGAACGTGGGATGACTAGTTTTGCATGTGTTAGTCGACTACGACAAATTTTAAAAACTAAAAAGATTGGTCATTCAGGAACACTTGATCCAGGTGTAGCGGGTGTTTTACCAATTTGTGTTGGAAATGCTACCAAAGTTGTTGATTATTTGATGCAATCAGGAAAACAATATCAAGGTGAGCTTTTAATTGGTTTTACGACTACTACTCAAGACCTTGATGGAGACAAAATTGAGGAAAAAGAAGTTACAAATGAAATTCCGACTAGTGAAATCCTATCAGCCATGAATTCATTAACGGGGACAATAATACAAATCCCACCGATGTATTCGGCTGTAAAAGTAAATGGGAAAAAACTTTATGAATATGCAAGAGCTGGTGAAACTGTTGAACGGCCCAAACGACAAGTGACTATTAGCAAATTTGAATTATTAAGCTCAAAGTATGATGAGGAAAATAAACAACAACGAATCCGTTTTAATGTTGAATGTAGTAAGGGTACTTATATTCGGACGCTTGTTGTTGACCTTGCACGTAAACTAGGGTATCCAGGAGTAATGAGTTTGTTAACGCGGTTGAAGAGTGGAGGCTTTACTCTTGATCAGACTCTAAGTTTAGACGACGTTCGCGATGCTGTTGCGACCCAAACTCTCCAGCAATATTTGTATCCTTTAGATTATGCTTTGAAGGACTATCTGCAATTAACGATTCAAGAGGCTCAATGGAAAAAGGTTCAAAATGGAGGATGGCTTTCTCCAAGTGAACTTAATACTAGTGAGAAGGAAATTGTGTTATCATTTGATGGACAAGTAAAAGCACTATATCATTTTGATCCAAAAAATAAAATGTATAAGCCAACTAAAATGTTTGCAGTTAATTGA
- the ribF gene encoding riboflavin biosynthesis protein RibF: protein MQVIKIHHPLEKRLIPAGPIVLAMGFFDGVHRGHQAVIKRAREIAREKGLPLVVLTYDHAPGIVYRQYKGGFKYLSTVDRKLELLNDLDVDRVYLISFTSSFASLSPQQFVDEYLVGFHAQTVVAGFDHTYGKEDIASMKLLPKYAAGRFEVVTVPKFTEDGSQEKVGSREIRKLIDAGNVEAANQALGYPYQTTGLVVHGLARGRTLGFPTINVEHPEEERIPGIGVYAVKVKLGKKWYDGMASVGHNITFGDANQLTVEINLFDFQQMVYGEEVVVRWYQYLRGEEKFTGADALVAQMKQDEQNARRILEKYK from the coding sequence TTGCAAGTTATTAAAATTCACCATCCTTTGGAAAAAAGACTAATTCCTGCGGGGCCAATTGTACTTGCAATGGGTTTCTTTGATGGTGTTCATCGGGGACATCAGGCAGTAATCAAACGTGCCCGTGAAATTGCCCGTGAAAAAGGATTGCCATTAGTAGTTTTGACGTATGATCATGCTCCAGGAATTGTTTATCGTCAATATAAGGGCGGCTTTAAATATCTATCAACGGTCGATAGGAAGCTTGAGTTATTAAATGACCTTGATGTCGATCGGGTTTATTTAATAAGCTTTACCTCGTCTTTTGCAAGTCTTTCTCCTCAGCAATTTGTTGATGAGTATTTGGTAGGCTTTCATGCTCAAACGGTCGTAGCAGGTTTTGATCATACTTATGGAAAAGAAGATATTGCATCAATGAAGTTGCTTCCTAAGTATGCAGCGGGACGGTTTGAAGTTGTAACTGTGCCCAAATTTACTGAGGATGGAAGTCAAGAAAAGGTCGGTTCGCGAGAAATTCGGAAATTAATTGATGCTGGTAATGTAGAAGCAGCCAACCAAGCACTAGGGTATCCTTATCAAACAACTGGCTTAGTAGTTCATGGCTTAGCTCGTGGACGAACACTTGGTTTTCCTACAATCAATGTTGAGCATCCAGAAGAGGAGCGAATTCCTGGGATTGGGGTCTATGCTGTCAAAGTTAAGCTCGGTAAGAAGTGGTATGACGGCATGGCAAGTGTTGGCCATAACATAACATTTGGCGATGCTAATCAATTAACGGTTGAGATTAATCTATTTGATTTTCAACAAATGGTGTATGGTGAAGAAGTAGTTGTGCGCTGGTATCAGTACCTTCGTGGCGAAGAAAAGTTCACGGGAGCGGATGCATTAGTAGCACAGATGAAGCAAGATGAACAAAACGCCCGTCGTATTTTAGAAAAATATAAATAA
- the hrcA gene encoding heat-inducible transcriptional repressor HrcA — translation MLTQRQKKILQAIVRQYTSTGQPVGSKHLAEKLPFKVSSATVRNEMAVLEDNDLILKEHSSSGRIPSKRGYRYYVDNLLDPQAVTDNDLVVIQNSLGTGFQKIDEIISHSADILSNLTSYTAFTLKPEQESVRLSGFRVVPLGNHKVIAILVTDSGEVENQSFTLPSDIDTDALQAVIRMINDQLVGLPLSEVVKRLKDDIPLQVLHYMHSPDGFLDIFDNVLSQAARERFFVGGRLNLLDFASTHDPHAIQSLYGLLDKNDNLSNILDSTLTSDNGVNVKIGQEISKNKLLDDYSLITASYNVEQYGRGIIAVLGPTRMPYSRTIGIVNAFRQELAKRLLDFYRHYYDS, via the coding sequence ATGCTAACACAACGACAGAAAAAGATTCTGCAAGCGATTGTACGTCAATACACATCAACTGGTCAACCGGTTGGATCAAAACATTTAGCAGAAAAGTTGCCTTTTAAGGTCAGTTCAGCAACTGTCCGTAATGAGATGGCGGTTTTAGAGGACAATGATTTGATCTTAAAAGAGCACTCTTCATCAGGCCGGATTCCATCAAAACGAGGTTACCGTTATTATGTTGATAATTTGCTTGATCCACAAGCAGTTACTGATAATGACCTGGTAGTAATTCAAAACTCACTTGGAACCGGTTTTCAAAAGATTGACGAGATTATTTCACATTCAGCAGATATCTTATCAAACTTAACTTCATATACTGCTTTTACATTAAAGCCTGAGCAAGAAAGTGTTCGTTTGAGTGGCTTTCGAGTTGTGCCGCTAGGAAATCATAAGGTTATTGCGATCTTGGTTACCGATAGCGGTGAGGTTGAAAATCAGTCATTCACTTTGCCGTCGGACATTGACACAGATGCATTGCAGGCAGTAATTAGAATGATTAATGATCAATTAGTTGGTTTGCCGCTATCAGAAGTGGTAAAACGACTAAAAGATGATATTCCACTTCAGGTTCTGCATTATATGCATAGTCCCGATGGTTTCCTTGATATTTTTGATAATGTCTTATCTCAAGCAGCACGTGAGCGGTTTTTCGTTGGTGGTCGATTGAACTTACTGGATTTTGCAAGTACTCATGATCCCCATGCAATCCAATCACTGTATGGCTTGTTAGATAAGAACGACAACTTATCGAATATCTTGGATTCAACACTTACCTCAGATAATGGAGTTAATGTTAAAATCGGTCAAGAAATCTCTAAGAATAAGCTTCTTGATGATTATAGCTTGATTACTGCAAGTTATAATGTTGAACAATATGGACGAGGAATTATTGCAGTTCTTGGTCCAACAAGGATGCCTTATTCACGGACGATTGGAATTGTAAATGCCTTTCGCCAAGAATTAGCAAAACGGCTATTAGATTTCTACCGTCACTATTATGATTCATAG
- the grpE gene encoding nucleotide exchange factor GrpE, translating into MAKEKQEEQQKQTAPENEKAPKKDIKKEASDKKDDQTVKLKEEIADLKKQLADKDDKYLRAEAEIQNMTNRFNKERAQILKYDGQDLAKSILPVLDNLKRALAIEVVDDNGKQLKKGIQMVHDHLVKALNDHGITEIKADGETFDPTLHQAVQTVSVEEGQKPETVVNVLQAGYQLKDRVLRPAMVVVAQ; encoded by the coding sequence TTGGCCAAGGAAAAACAAGAAGAACAACAAAAACAAACTGCGCCTGAAAATGAAAAGGCACCTAAAAAAGATATAAAAAAAGAGGCTTCAGATAAGAAGGATGATCAAACTGTTAAATTAAAAGAAGAGATCGCTGACTTAAAGAAGCAGCTCGCTGATAAAGATGACAAATATTTACGAGCAGAAGCAGAAATTCAAAATATGACTAATCGTTTTAATAAAGAACGGGCTCAAATCCTTAAATATGATGGTCAGGATTTAGCAAAGTCAATTTTACCAGTGCTTGATAACCTTAAACGGGCTTTAGCAATTGAAGTTGTAGACGATAATGGCAAGCAACTTAAAAAGGGCATTCAAATGGTCCATGATCATCTTGTAAAGGCATTAAATGATCATGGCATCACTGAAATCAAAGCTGATGGTGAAACATTTGATCCTACTCTTCACCAGGCAGTTCAAACTGTTTCGGTCGAAGAAGGTCAGAAGCCTGAAACTGTTGTTAATGTTCTTCAAGCAGGATATCAACTCAAAGACCGGGTATTACGCCCAGCAATGGTTGTTGTAGCTCAATAA
- the dnaK gene encoding molecular chaperone DnaK produces MASNKIIGIDLGTTNSAVAVMEGNEPKIITNPEGSRTTPSVVSFKNGETQVGEVAKRQAITNPNTISSIKSHMGEAGYTVEVDGKKYTPQEISAMILQYLKKYAEDYIGDTVTQAVITVPAYFNDAQRQATKDAGKIAGLDVKRIINEPTASSLAYGLDKKDKDEKILVYDLGGGTFDVSILELGDGVFQVLSTNGDTHLGGDDFDQKIMDWLIDGFKEEHGVDLSQDKMALQRLKDAAEKAKKDLSGVQEAQISLPFISAGENGPLHLEKTLSRAQFNQLTNDLVERTKQPVLNALKDADLTFDDIDEVILNGGSTRIPAVQEMVKELTGKEPNHSINPDEAVALGAAIQGGVLTGDVKDVVLLDVTPLSLGIETMGGVFTKLIDRNTTIPTSKSQIFSTAADNQPAVDIHVLQGERPMAADNKTLGNFQLTDIPAAPRGVPQIKVTFDIDKNGIVNVSAEDQGTHKKQNITIKSNSGLSDEEIERMKKDAEEHAEADKKKKEEVDLKNEVDQELFQVDKTLKEVKGKVPEDDIKKAESARDELKKAKESGNLDEMKAKKDALNKVIQDLSVKLYQQAQGAQGGAANGQPGDNQQNGNNNGNDDNTVDGDFKDVTPDDKK; encoded by the coding sequence ATGGCAAGTAATAAGATTATTGGTATTGATTTAGGTACTACTAACTCTGCGGTTGCTGTTATGGAAGGTAATGAACCTAAGATTATCACCAACCCAGAAGGAAGTCGGACAACACCATCTGTTGTTTCATTTAAGAATGGTGAAACTCAAGTTGGAGAAGTAGCAAAGCGTCAAGCGATTACTAATCCTAACACTATTTCATCAATCAAGAGTCACATGGGTGAAGCAGGATACACTGTTGAAGTTGATGGTAAGAAATATACTCCACAAGAAATTTCAGCAATGATTTTGCAATACCTTAAGAAATATGCTGAAGACTACATTGGTGATACTGTTACTCAAGCAGTTATTACTGTTCCTGCATACTTCAATGATGCTCAACGTCAAGCTACTAAGGATGCCGGTAAAATTGCGGGCCTTGATGTAAAGCGGATTATTAACGAACCTACTGCTTCATCCCTAGCATACGGTCTTGACAAGAAGGACAAAGATGAAAAGATCCTTGTTTATGACCTTGGTGGTGGTACATTCGATGTTTCCATCCTTGAATTAGGTGACGGTGTCTTCCAAGTTCTTTCTACTAATGGTGATACTCATTTAGGTGGGGATGACTTTGACCAAAAGATCATGGATTGGTTAATTGATGGCTTTAAGGAAGAACATGGTGTTGATCTTTCTCAAGATAAGATGGCTCTTCAACGTTTGAAGGATGCTGCTGAAAAGGCTAAGAAGGACTTGTCAGGTGTTCAAGAGGCACAAATCAGCTTACCATTTATTTCAGCTGGTGAAAACGGTCCATTACACTTGGAAAAGACATTAAGCCGGGCACAATTTAACCAATTAACTAATGACTTAGTTGAACGGACAAAGCAACCAGTATTGAATGCTTTGAAAGATGCTGATCTTACTTTTGATGACATTGATGAAGTTATCTTAAACGGTGGATCTACTCGTATTCCTGCTGTTCAAGAAATGGTTAAGGAATTAACTGGTAAGGAACCTAACCACTCAATTAATCCTGACGAAGCCGTTGCTCTTGGTGCAGCTATTCAAGGTGGGGTTCTTACTGGTGATGTTAAGGATGTCGTATTACTTGATGTTACTCCACTTTCACTTGGTATTGAAACCATGGGTGGTGTCTTCACTAAGCTGATTGACCGTAACACAACTATTCCTACTTCAAAGAGTCAAATCTTCTCTACTGCTGCTGATAACCAACCAGCTGTTGATATTCACGTTCTTCAAGGTGAACGTCCAATGGCAGCAGATAACAAGACTTTAGGTAACTTCCAACTAACTGATATTCCTGCTGCTCCTCGTGGTGTTCCTCAAATCAAAGTTACATTTGATATCGATAAGAACGGTATTGTTAATGTTTCTGCTGAAGATCAAGGAACTCACAAGAAGCAAAATATCACTATCAAGTCTAACTCAGGCTTAAGTGATGAAGAAATTGAACGGATGAAGAAGGATGCTGAAGAGCATGCTGAAGCCGACAAGAAGAAGAAGGAAGAAGTTGACTTAAAGAATGAAGTTGACCAAGAACTCTTCCAAGTTGATAAGACTTTGAAGGAAGTTAAGGGTAAAGTTCCTGAAGATGATATCAAGAAGGCTGAAAGTGCTCGTGACGAATTAAAGAAGGCTAAAGAAAGCGGCAACCTTGATGAAATGAAAGCTAAGAAGGATGCTTTAAACAAAGTTATTCAAGACCTTAGCGTAAAGCTTTACCAACAAGCTCAAGGTGCACAAGGTGGCGCTGCTAATGGTCAGCCTGGTGATAACCAACAAAATGGTAATAACAACGGTAATGATGACAATACTGTTGATGGTGATTTTAAGGACGTTACACCAGACGACAAGAAATAG
- the dnaJ gene encoding molecular chaperone DnaJ has protein sequence MAEQDYYDILGVSKDASEKDIKRAYRRLAAKYHPDVNHEPGAEEKFKKINEAYETLSDSQKRAQYDQFGSAGPQGAGGQGFGGFGGGQAYSNFGGGFDDIFSQFFGGGGRTRRDPTAPRQGRDLQYAMTLDFMDAVFGKTTTIKYNRDAECKTCHGTGAKPGKSPITCPRCHGAGVITSVRQTPLGNMQTQTTCPECNGTGKIIKPEDRCDTCHGAGHIHERHELEVKVPAGVDDGQQMRLQHQGDAGENGGPAGDLYIVFRVTPSREFRRDGSTIYVDRDISFAQAALGDEVKVKTVHGDVNLKIPAGTQSETNFRLRGKGVPHLNGNGNGDEHVTVHVKTPKSLNKRQREAMLAFAAASGEDVKGVKKTVLDKLRDAFEDK, from the coding sequence ATGGCAGAACAAGATTATTATGACATTTTAGGTGTCTCTAAGGATGCATCCGAAAAAGACATCAAGCGTGCATATCGTCGGCTTGCGGCAAAATACCACCCAGATGTTAACCACGAGCCTGGTGCAGAAGAAAAGTTTAAGAAGATTAATGAAGCATATGAGACATTAAGTGATAGCCAAAAACGTGCTCAATATGATCAATTTGGTTCAGCTGGCCCACAAGGTGCTGGCGGTCAAGGCTTTGGCGGCTTTGGTGGTGGTCAAGCTTATTCTAACTTTGGCGGCGGCTTTGACGACATCTTTAGTCAATTCTTTGGTGGCGGTGGTCGTACTCGTCGGGACCCAACAGCCCCGCGTCAAGGACGTGATTTACAATATGCAATGACTCTTGATTTTATGGATGCGGTTTTTGGTAAAACAACTACTATCAAGTATAACCGTGATGCAGAATGTAAGACTTGTCATGGAACCGGAGCAAAGCCTGGTAAATCGCCAATAACTTGTCCACGGTGTCATGGTGCCGGCGTGATTACGAGTGTTCGTCAAACACCACTAGGCAATATGCAAACTCAAACCACTTGTCCAGAATGTAATGGAACTGGAAAGATTATTAAGCCAGAAGATCGTTGTGATACTTGCCATGGTGCAGGACATATTCACGAACGTCATGAGCTAGAAGTGAAGGTGCCTGCCGGTGTTGATGATGGTCAACAAATGCGGCTCCAACACCAAGGAGACGCTGGTGAGAATGGTGGCCCAGCCGGAGATTTGTATATTGTCTTCCGGGTAACACCAAGTCGTGAATTCCGTCGTGACGGTTCAACAATTTACGTTGATCGTGATATTTCGTTTGCTCAAGCAGCCTTGGGAGACGAAGTAAAAGTTAAAACGGTTCATGGTGATGTTAACCTTAAGATTCCTGCGGGAACCCAATCAGAAACTAATTTCCGCTTGCGTGGCAAAGGGGTTCCACACCTTAACGGTAATGGTAACGGAGATGAACATGTTACTGTCCATGTTAAGACACCTAAGAGCCTTAACAAGCGTCAGCGTGAAGCAATGTTAGCTTTTGCGGCTGCTAGTGGTGAAGATGTTAAGGGTGTGAAGAAGACAGTTCTTGATAAGTTACGTGATGCCTTTGAGGATAAGTAA
- the lepA gene encoding translation elongation factor 4 — MNLEEMKERQKHIRNFSIVAHIDHGKSTLADRILEMTDSISKREMKNQILDDMPLERERGITIKLNAVALTYHAKDGEDYIFHLIDTPGHVDFSYEVSRSLAACEGAVLVVDATQGVEAQTLANVFLALDNDLEILPVINKIDLPSADPEGTKKQIEDEIGLDTDEAVDISAKTGMGVDEVLEKIVKDVPAPTGDLTAPLKALIFDSKYDDYRGVVLSVRVVEGTVKKGDRIKLMNGGTEYEVAEVGINSPKPLARDVLMAGDVGYITAAIKDIKDTRVGDTVTSADNPTDKPLEGYRQMTPMVYAGLYPTDNAKFNDLRDALEKLQLNDAALTFEPESSQALGFGFRCGFLGLLHMDVIQERLEREFNLDLITTAPSVTYHVELADGTTKEVENPAEMPDASSIKAIKEPYVRASIMVPNDYVGPVMELCQRKRGDFDTMEYLSDTRVNVIYHIPLSEIIFDFFDKLKSSTRGYASLDYEIDGYRPSNLVKIDILLNGDKVDALSFIAHRDFAAERGREITAKLKKIIPRQNFEIPIQAAIGSKIIARTNIKAYRKDVTARIHTGDPDRRAKLLDKQKRGKKRMKAVGKVDIPQAAFMAVLKTDEQLDEK, encoded by the coding sequence ATGAACCTAGAAGAAATGAAAGAGCGGCAAAAACACATTCGGAATTTCTCGATTGTTGCCCACATTGACCATGGAAAATCAACGCTTGCTGATCGTATTTTAGAAATGACTGATTCAATCAGCAAACGTGAAATGAAAAACCAGATTCTTGATGATATGCCTCTAGAACGTGAACGGGGTATTACAATCAAATTAAATGCCGTCGCCTTGACATATCATGCTAAAGACGGTGAAGATTACATTTTCCATTTAATCGATACACCAGGCCACGTCGATTTTTCTTATGAAGTATCACGGTCTCTTGCTGCCTGTGAAGGTGCCGTCTTAGTGGTCGATGCAACGCAAGGGGTAGAAGCACAGACCCTTGCTAACGTCTTTTTAGCGCTTGACAATGACCTTGAGATCTTACCTGTTATCAATAAGATCGATTTACCTTCTGCTGATCCTGAGGGTACTAAGAAACAGATTGAAGACGAGATTGGTTTAGATACTGATGAGGCAGTTGATATTAGTGCTAAGACTGGAATGGGCGTTGATGAAGTCCTTGAAAAAATCGTTAAGGATGTCCCAGCACCAACAGGAGATTTAACTGCGCCGTTAAAAGCCCTTATCTTTGATTCAAAGTATGATGATTATCGGGGCGTGGTTCTTAGTGTCCGGGTTGTTGAAGGAACGGTTAAAAAAGGTGACCGAATTAAGTTAATGAACGGTGGTACCGAATATGAAGTTGCTGAAGTAGGAATTAACTCTCCTAAACCATTGGCACGTGATGTATTGATGGCTGGGGATGTAGGTTATATTACCGCGGCAATTAAAGACATTAAAGATACTCGGGTCGGTGATACGGTTACAAGTGCAGATAATCCTACAGATAAGCCGTTAGAAGGATATCGGCAAATGACGCCAATGGTATATGCTGGACTTTATCCAACTGATAATGCTAAATTTAATGATTTACGTGATGCGTTGGAAAAGCTTCAACTTAATGATGCAGCATTAACCTTTGAACCGGAATCATCGCAAGCATTGGGATTTGGATTCCGTTGTGGTTTCTTAGGATTACTTCACATGGACGTTATTCAAGAACGACTTGAACGTGAATTTAATCTTGATTTAATCACAACTGCACCATCTGTTACTTACCATGTTGAATTAGCGGATGGGACAACAAAAGAAGTGGAAAATCCAGCTGAAATGCCAGACGCTTCTTCCATTAAAGCGATTAAGGAACCATATGTCCGCGCTTCAATCATGGTACCCAATGATTATGTTGGCCCAGTAATGGAGCTTTGCCAACGTAAACGGGGAGACTTTGATACGATGGAATATCTAAGTGATACCCGGGTAAACGTTATTTATCATATTCCGCTGTCAGAAATTATTTTTGACTTCTTTGACAAGTTAAAGAGTTCTACACGGGGATACGCTTCCTTAGATTATGAAATTGATGGTTACCGGCCAAGTAATTTGGTTAAGATTGACATCTTGCTCAATGGCGATAAGGTGGATGCATTGAGCTTTATTGCTCACCGTGACTTTGCGGCAGAACGTGGTCGGGAAATTACTGCTAAGTTAAAGAAGATTATTCCACGGCAAAACTTTGAAATCCCAATTCAAGCAGCAATAGGCTCAAAAATTATTGCCCGGACCAATATTAAAGCCTACCGAAAAGACGTTACTGCCCGTATTCATACAGGGGATCCAGACCGGCGTGCTAAATTATTAGATAAGCAGAAACGTGGGAAGAAACGGATGAAGGCTGTCGGAAAAGTTGATATTCCTCAGGCCGCCTTTATGGCCGTTTTGAAGACCGATGAGCAATTAGACGAGAAGTAA
- the xerC gene encoding tyrosine recombinase XerC produces the protein MNGNVRKRGKKWYYRFDIADKDGKRRQYERVGGDSYKEAMHRLRVALELYENTGAVTNTDKISTHDYFEFWYDNYVKTNLSKNTQLNYRHVLDKYVQPTLGIYQLSKVTPELIQKTINKIADSTEYKPDHTRLHGHTVEIILMVIKEGFRQAVHPWHILTQSPAEYVRQPKYNHPKTTREDLKIITLQQFNQLLEQFPLGHPFHLPLLISFYTGMRRGEVAGLEWDNVSLPDAEINVTQQMKQYSKTDVRLGKLKTAASYRTIAIGDQLIHALKVQRRLQNENRLRYGKNYHESNFVCTKENGKPVTPNSIKYYASTVTKELGFPFNFHSLRHTHATMLLEAGASAKEVQVRLGHNKIATTLDTYVHLSNKKKHQTANLFDQIAKM, from the coding sequence ATGAATGGTAATGTTAGAAAGCGTGGTAAAAAATGGTACTACCGCTTTGATATTGCTGACAAAGACGGAAAAAGGCGACAATACGAACGAGTCGGAGGCGATTCTTACAAGGAAGCAATGCACCGATTACGCGTTGCTTTAGAGCTTTATGAAAATACAGGAGCAGTTACCAATACTGATAAGATTTCAACTCATGATTACTTTGAATTTTGGTATGACAATTATGTTAAGACCAACTTATCTAAAAACACTCAGCTGAATTATCGGCATGTCTTGGATAAATATGTGCAACCTACCCTCGGAATTTACCAATTATCTAAAGTCACTCCAGAATTAATTCAAAAGACTATTAATAAGATCGCCGACTCTACCGAATACAAGCCTGATCACACACGACTGCATGGTCATACTGTCGAAATTATTCTTATGGTTATCAAGGAAGGATTTAGACAAGCGGTCCATCCCTGGCATATTCTTACTCAATCACCTGCAGAATATGTCCGGCAGCCAAAATATAACCATCCTAAAACTACAAGAGAAGATCTAAAAATTATTACTCTACAACAATTTAATCAACTTTTAGAGCAATTTCCTCTTGGCCACCCATTTCACCTTCCCCTCTTAATCAGCTTTTATACTGGAATGAGGCGTGGAGAAGTAGCTGGTCTTGAATGGGATAATGTTAGTTTACCAGATGCTGAAATTAATGTTACTCAGCAGATGAAACAGTATTCCAAAACGGATGTTCGACTTGGAAAACTAAAAACAGCCGCCAGTTATCGAACAATTGCAATCGGTGATCAACTTATCCATGCGCTTAAAGTTCAGCGGCGACTACAAAATGAAAATCGTTTACGATATGGTAAAAATTACCATGAATCTAACTTTGTATGTACAAAAGAAAATGGGAAACCAGTCACTCCCAATTCGATTAAGTACTATGCAAGTACTGTCACTAAAGAGCTAGGTTTCCCATTTAATTTCCATAGTTTGCGTCATACCCACGCAACCATGTTACTAGAAGCGGGTGCATCTGCTAAAGAGGTCCAAGTACGATTGGGTCATAACAAAATTGCCACCACTCTAGATACCTATGTCCATCTTAGCAATAAGAAGAAACATCAAACAGCAAATCTATTTGATCAAATAGCTAAAATGTAA